The genomic region GTGTTATTTCCTCTCTGTTACAGAGGACAAATGGACCTAGAAATTTATCTGTGGCCCTGTTAAGATAAAAGCTATCACTTCCAATCTTCCCATGTTGTTGTAACCTCTTGTTTTCCCCTGTTCCACTGTCTCTCTTCTGTTTCTCCCACTGCCTAGACTCTAAGGATACTCTACCCTATCTTGGCCTTGATGTGGACGGATTCCTTTTTCTAGTATTACAGTACGGATAAGACTGGAGTTTTTCTAAAGAAACTGTATTAAGAATCAAAGGTTAAAAGAAGAtaaggtgggggaagggacatGTTTACTGAGCTGATAGAGAAGACTGCTTATCCTCCTGGGATTGAAATCTGTCTGCACATAAGCTTAGCCTGGAATTGCTGATTGGACATTCAGACCAGTTTCTTTTGCTTCCTTAACTTTCACTGGTTTGGATGCTAGATCGCATTAGTCTTGGAGAAAGAGATTTAACTTCTGCACCTCAAAAAAATCTTGTCTACTGATTAATGGAAACAATCCTCTGGCAACCTTTTAGGAATCTTGGCAGGGGGTATGActgttgtgttctccttttgaTTATAAGCCTAAAGGTGTGTATTGGGAATAACTGAAATATAAGTTTGTCTAACTATAGTTTTCCAGTTAGTAAAATGGAGGGCAACATAGCTTGCATTGTTTTTGCTCTTTTGCTTTTCTGTAATTTCTGGACTGATGTTTCTTGAAGGTAGGAACTATGTATTTCTATGTCTGGTATAGTCcctggcatacagcaggtgctcactaaatgtttgttaaataaatggatCTTAAGGTTGAAATTCTTTTCTCTGTGTATGTTTTAGAAAGTATGAATTGTATTTTTGtcatccaaatttttaaaaagaaaagagtaatTTTAAACGTTGGCACCCTGTTAACAAAGACTATTCCTAGTATTTCCATTAGGATCCTAGAAAGATCGCGCATAAAagaatgcaatttatttttaaataataagaatatgGATATTTGGAACCTATAAGTCACAACCCTGCCCTCATATTAATTCTCAGGGTGGTTATTGTGTTGCAGTGTATTTCTGGAAAgacataaattttatatttaaatagtaaATGCTTAATGGTATGAAGTAAGACATTTTCCTACTTTCTTACATTTTGGCTAAATATGACAATTAAATAAAACGTGGTACATTATTTTAAAGGGGTTTCTAGTATAGATACAATCCCTTGATAGGTCTCAGCTTTCTCTTGCCTGTGCTTttaggagagaaaagaaatgagatggATAAGAAAATAATGCTGATTTGGATATGTCATAGCGCCACTATAGTTTGAAGGTTTCGCTGTGGGTAAAAAGAAGCTAATTTAATTtgctgctgtttttgttttcttttttaaaaagtagagtaGAAAATATTAAAGGGTAAGGACATTAATAATTAGTTATTCCTCCCATTTCCTCATGAaaaggggagaaaggagaagtAAATTTAATGCATTAACTTTATTATTTGGGCTAATTTTTATTCTCAGATCAATTGCCATCACAAATGATATTGTCCTGATTCCCAAACTCAGAACCGGTTGGTTTTCTGTAGCATTTTTGATGTATTACTAACTCAGTTTTCAGTTCTGGAATGGGATAATATTGATCTAGTCCAAATGGGGAAGCAGTTAGTTAGATTAATTTTGTCTCTGACATACATTATCTTTGAAAAAAGCCTACGGAATTTTTGTGACTCTTTTGAATTTTCACCAGTTGCCCCTTCTGCTAGTGAAGGAGAAGCATTTAGAGGCATTGAGCTCTGATGGCCTGGGAGAGAATAATTATCACTTAATTTTAGACTGGATATGttttatttcagtgtttttccACAGTATGTTCCTTAGACAATAAGCATTTTAATCATCTGGGGAATTTGCTAAAATTGAATCTCCTCAAGCCTTACCCCACACAGTCAATAAATCAGAATTTGGGGGAGGAAGTGTtggcccagaaatctgcatttctaaccatACTTTCATCAATTATTATGCAAGcttaagtttgagaactactgtgtATTATATCAAAGTTTCTATAGGCCTATGAAATCCTTTTATCTGTTTTGCAAAGCGGGGCCAGAATCCAATAAAAACTGCCATTCTGATTTGCTTTCTGGTAAAAAGATTGAGAACAGCTCTTTTCCTCTCTGGTTGCTTGAGGATCATCGGCCATCATGAATGACACGGTAACCATCCGGACCAGGAAATTCATGACCAACCGACTACTTCAGCGGAAACAAATGGTCATCGATGTTCTTCACCCTGGAAAGGCAACAGTACCTAAGACAGAAATTCGGGAAAAACTAGCCAAAATGTACAAGACTACACCAGATGTCATCTTTGTATTTGGATTCAGAACCCATTTTGGTGGTGGCAAGACAACTGGCTTTGGCATGATTTATGACTCCTTAgattatgcaaagaaaaatgaacccaaaCACAGACTTGCAAGACATGGTCTGTATGAGAAGAAAAAGACCTCCAGAAAACAGCGAAAGGAACGcaagaacagaatgaagaaagtcaGGGGGACTGCAAAGGCCAATGTTGGTGCTGGCAAAAAGTGAGCTGGAGATTGGATAACAGAAGGAGTAAAGACTCTTCAATGACTTGATCCGTGATTGTGCAGATTTTACCAGAGgattaataaaactaaaaactttgATATGTTTGGttgtttgaaatatatttgaagtTTACTGAAGTGTTACAAAATCAGTTCTGCTGTTATGACAGATTTAGATTGATGCTCAGGGTTCACATTGTCCCATTAAACATTCCATCatgaaaactcaaaaaaaaaaaaaaaaaaaaaaaaaaaaaaaaaaaaaaaagattgagaacAGTATTAAAACCAGTATTCCTTTGACTTTaggatttattttaaacatgCAATATTGTGAAAATTTAGGAAATCATTAAAAGATAATCACCCATAACACTTTTTCCTGGAGATAAACattattctaattttaatatCTTTCCTTCCGGTATCTGTTTCTCCACttatccctccctccttccttctctttatcTTTATGGAATATAAAATTTGCAATTCGTATTCTGCCTTTTTTCACCtaaaatataagcattttaaCAAATGCTTATAGTTTTTTCACAAACAtaactttttttcccctgaatCATATGAGTAtaccataatttacttaaccattCCCCTATTATTGGATATTTAAGTTGTTTTCAGTAATTTCTGTGGTATGCCATTGTTTTAATTAGTTTTCTTTGAATGTTAGTGAGTTGAACATTTTACATATGCTTATCAGCTTTGGCTTTAATTTTTATCTAATGCcaattgttcattttgttttaggACCTAAACGGTTGAAATGTCTGTGATTTTATCTGCCTCAGTCATTCGTGTCAGAGATGGACTGCCACTTTCTGCTTCTACAGATTATGAACAAAGCACAAGAGTGGAGGAGTgcagaaagtattttaaattactcTCGAAGAAACTTGCTCAGCTTCCTGATAGATGTGCattgaaaactggacattatAACATTAAGTAAGACTTCAATTTGCTTCTTTAGAATTACTTGCCCGGTGGTtatcattttaatgaattttgaaCAATTGCAATATAAATTAGTGTTTGATTAGATTAGGAGAGCTTGTTCATGTGATTCTGAA from Choloepus didactylus isolate mChoDid1 chromosome 1, mChoDid1.pri, whole genome shotgun sequence harbors:
- the LOC119534546 gene encoding 40S ribosomal protein S24-like; translation: MNDTVTIRTRKFMTNRLLQRKQMVIDVLHPGKATVPKTEIREKLAKMYKTTPDVIFVFGFRTHFGGGKTTGFGMIYDSLDYAKKNEPKHRLARHGLYEKKKTSRKQRKERKNRMKKVRGTAKANVGAGKK